A portion of the Polaribacter cellanae genome contains these proteins:
- a CDS encoding FMN-binding glutamate synthase family protein — MRNTILSIFILATILCGVLVYFIPQTGSVILLSISGLLTLIAIYDSLQTKHSLLRAFPLVARLRWFFEEERDKIQQYFIEDNLNGTPINREKRSLVYQRSKQQIETVPFGTQHNVYKKGYEFVKHSIFPRDHHHIAGERLVFGSDKCIQKYSGSIINISAMSFGSLSKNAIMALNQGAKMGNFAHNTGEGAISPYHLQGGDLIFQVGTGYFGAGRFDGEGKRVFDDKIFKKNAIRPEVKMIEIKFSQGAKPGHGGILPAKKNTEEIAEIRAVTPFTKVDSPPGHSAFSNYDEMVVFIQKVRDLSEGKPVGIKLCVGNNDEIADMIKTFALTGNYPDYIAVDGGEGGTGAAPLEFSNYIGTPLIEGLVFINKLLIEYGLKNQIKIIASGKAIDAFDVVKYLALGADAVGMARSFMLSLGCIQARECNLDTCPVGVATQDIDLVKALVVEKKNIRVKNYHNKTIAAIKEVVAAMGISDINDLKPKHIFRRRKESVVNLEEVYYLEKELV, encoded by the coding sequence ATGAGAAACACAATACTTTCCATATTTATCCTAGCTACAATTCTTTGTGGAGTTTTAGTTTATTTTATCCCACAAACAGGATCTGTAATTTTGTTATCTATTTCTGGACTATTAACGCTAATTGCAATTTACGATAGTTTGCAAACCAAACATTCTTTATTAAGAGCATTTCCTTTAGTAGCAAGGTTAAGATGGTTTTTCGAAGAAGAGAGAGATAAAATTCAGCAATATTTTATAGAAGACAATTTAAACGGAACACCTATAAATAGAGAAAAAAGAAGTTTGGTGTACCAACGTTCCAAACAACAAATAGAAACCGTTCCTTTTGGAACGCAACACAATGTTTATAAAAAAGGATACGAATTTGTAAAACATTCTATCTTTCCAAGAGACCATCATCACATAGCAGGTGAAAGATTGGTTTTTGGGTCAGATAAATGTATTCAAAAATATAGCGGTTCTATTATAAATATTTCTGCGATGTCTTTTGGTTCGTTAAGCAAAAATGCAATTATGGCTTTAAATCAAGGAGCAAAAATGGGCAATTTTGCGCATAATACTGGAGAAGGAGCAATCTCTCCTTATCATTTACAGGGAGGAGATTTAATATTTCAAGTTGGTACAGGATATTTTGGAGCAGGAAGATTCGATGGAGAAGGAAAACGTGTTTTCGACGATAAAATTTTTAAGAAAAATGCCATTCGCCCAGAAGTAAAAATGATTGAAATTAAATTTTCGCAAGGAGCAAAACCTGGACATGGAGGTATTTTACCAGCCAAAAAAAACACAGAAGAAATTGCAGAGATAAGGGCTGTAACTCCGTTTACAAAAGTAGATTCGCCTCCAGGACATTCTGCCTTTTCTAATTACGATGAAATGGTTGTTTTTATTCAGAAAGTAAGAGATTTATCTGAAGGAAAACCAGTAGGAATTAAATTATGCGTGGGAAATAACGACGAAATCGCAGACATGATTAAAACCTTTGCACTTACTGGTAATTATCCTGATTATATTGCTGTAGATGGAGGAGAAGGAGGAACTGGAGCAGCGCCTTTAGAATTCTCTAATTATATAGGAACTCCATTAATTGAAGGTTTGGTTTTTATTAATAAACTATTAATTGAATATGGTTTAAAAAATCAAATAAAAATAATTGCAAGCGGAAAAGCAATTGATGCTTTCGATGTTGTAAAATATTTAGCTTTGGGTGCAGATGCAGTTGGAATGGCAAGAAGTTTTATGCTTAGCTTAGGCTGTATTCAAGCAAGAGAATGCAATTTAGATACATGCCCAGTTGGAGTGGCTACACAAGATATAGATTTGGTAAAAGCTTTGGTGGTAGAGAAGAAAAATATACGAGTAAAAAATTATCATAACAAAACAATCGCAGCCATTAAAGAAGTGGTTGCAGCAATGGGAATTAGTGATATTAATGATTTAAAACCAAAACATATTTTTAGAAGACGAAAAGAAAGCGTGGTTAATTTAGAAGAGGTTTATTATTTAGAAAAGGAGTTGGTTTAA
- a CDS encoding type B 50S ribosomal protein L31, with amino-acid sequence MKKGIHPENYRMVAFKDMSNDDVFLTRSTVDTKETLEVDGVEYPLVKLEISRTSHPFYTGKSKLIDAAGRIDKFKNKYKKFKKD; translated from the coding sequence ATGAAAAAAGGAATTCATCCAGAGAATTATAGAATGGTAGCATTTAAAGATATGTCTAACGACGATGTATTTTTAACACGTTCTACAGTAGACACGAAAGAAACTTTAGAAGTTGATGGTGTTGAGTATCCTTTAGTAAAATTAGAGATTTCTAGAACTTCTCACCCATTTTACACTGGTAAATCTAAACTTATTGATGCTGCAGGACGTATCGATAAATTTAAAAACAAATACAAAAAATTTAAAAAAGACTAA
- a CDS encoding glutaminyl-peptide cyclotransferase — translation MKNFSTLISFLSILLLAVSCDDPYKFSIEKPAKIILNESVTVKMLEKNGKPVDKIQFYINGKEIAREGNTATINTTNLGVGKHSVSALAFFKGKTKKKNSFIEVFANRKPAIYDYKIVNTYPHDTKAYTQGLEYHNGFLYETTGRRGQSSLRKVEIKTGKVLQKVDLDKKYFGEGMTIVNNKIIWLTWENKKGFVYDVETFKQEKEFAYNKSKEGWGLTQNKNNLIKSDGTNKIWFLDKKTFKEKHSIQVYTHDRALESLNELELINGKIYGNIYQKSAIAIINPKTGIVEGLADLRHLEQEMEKTQKLVENDEVLNGIAYDKENERLFVTGKNWGKLFEIKLIKK, via the coding sequence ATGAAGAATTTTTCTACTTTAATATCCTTTTTATCCATTTTATTACTTGCAGTTTCTTGCGATGATCCTTATAAATTTTCTATCGAAAAGCCAGCTAAAATAATTCTAAACGAATCTGTAACTGTAAAAATGTTAGAGAAAAACGGAAAACCTGTTGATAAAATTCAGTTTTACATAAATGGAAAAGAAATTGCTAGAGAAGGCAATACTGCAACTATAAATACCACAAATTTAGGAGTTGGAAAACACAGTGTGTCTGCCTTGGCTTTTTTTAAAGGAAAAACAAAAAAGAAAAATAGTTTTATTGAAGTTTTTGCAAACAGAAAACCAGCAATTTACGATTACAAAATTGTAAACACATACCCTCATGACACCAAAGCATATACACAAGGATTAGAATACCACAATGGATTTTTATATGAAACTACTGGAAGAAGAGGACAATCTTCTTTGAGAAAAGTAGAAATTAAAACGGGAAAAGTGCTTCAAAAAGTAGATTTAGATAAAAAATATTTTGGTGAAGGAATGACCATTGTTAACAACAAAATTATTTGGTTAACATGGGAAAACAAAAAGGGTTTTGTGTACGATGTAGAAACTTTTAAGCAAGAAAAAGAATTTGCTTATAATAAAAGTAAAGAAGGTTGGGGTTTAACACAAAATAAAAACAACCTTATAAAATCTGACGGTACCAATAAAATTTGGTTTTTAGACAAGAAAACTTTTAAAGAAAAACATTCTATACAAGTGTATACACACGATAGAGCTTTAGAAAGTTTAAATGAATTGGAGTTAATTAACGGAAAGATTTATGGTAATATTTATCAAAAAAGTGCTATTGCAATTATAAATCCTAAAACAGGTATTGTAGAAGGTTTGGCAGATTTAAGACATTTAGAACAGGAAATGGAAAAAACTCAAAAACTGGTTGAAAACGATGAAGTTTTAAATGGAATTGCCTACGACAAAGAAAACGAAAGACTTTTTGTTACAGGTAAAAATTGGGGAAAGCTCTTTGAAATAAAATTAATTAAAAAGTAA